One stretch of Anaerolineales bacterium DNA includes these proteins:
- a CDS encoding L-seryl-tRNA(Sec) selenium transferase, which yields MSSLRDLPSVDQMLQAHEVHTWIEEFGRPLTLVALRHALEQARQEFTQTENIPSSESLLEQAHTSLVAWSEPSLRPVINATGVILHTNLGRAPLSIAAIQAVTEVSRGYSNLEFNLQSGQRGSRLVHAESLLKRLTQAEAALVVNNNAAAVLLVLSALAVRRQVVISRTQLVEIGGGFRIPDVMRQSGARLHEVGTTNRVHLDDYATAIEETTPALVMHAHRSNFRIIGFTSEPSLPELAKLCHQAGVPFVDDLGSGALLDTAQFGLEHEPTVYESLSAGADLVCFSGDKLLGGPQAGIIIGKANLIAKLRKHPLARAIRADKLCLAALSATLLHYLKDEAIQEIPIWRMIAVSSECLQLRAEAWKNILNTGEVLPNQSAAGGGSLPEETQPTYVLALSVPSPTRFLEKLRQCQPPVIARLEMDRVLLDPRTVLPEQEPDLLTAIRSTLATNQKGKSTV from the coding sequence ACCCTGGTAGCTCTGCGCCATGCCCTTGAGCAAGCCCGCCAGGAATTCACCCAGACGGAAAATATCCCCTCAAGCGAAAGTTTACTGGAACAAGCCCACACCTCGTTGGTCGCTTGGTCCGAGCCCTCCTTACGGCCGGTCATCAATGCCACCGGGGTGATCCTGCACACCAACCTGGGCCGTGCACCGCTCAGCATTGCGGCTATCCAGGCAGTGACCGAAGTATCGCGTGGATATTCCAATCTTGAATTCAACCTGCAAAGTGGGCAGCGTGGCAGCCGCCTGGTGCATGCCGAATCATTGCTCAAGCGCCTGACCCAGGCTGAAGCAGCCCTGGTGGTCAATAATAACGCCGCCGCGGTGCTGCTGGTCCTCTCCGCACTAGCAGTACGCCGGCAGGTGGTCATCTCACGTACACAGCTGGTGGAGATCGGGGGTGGGTTTCGCATTCCAGATGTGATGCGCCAATCGGGCGCTCGCTTGCATGAGGTTGGGACGACCAACCGGGTGCATCTGGATGATTATGCCACCGCAATTGAAGAAACCACCCCCGCGCTGGTCATGCACGCCCATCGCTCGAACTTTCGTATTATCGGCTTCACCAGTGAGCCGTCATTACCAGAGCTGGCAAAACTATGCCATCAGGCAGGAGTCCCATTCGTGGATGACCTCGGTTCAGGGGCACTTCTTGACACTGCCCAATTCGGATTGGAGCACGAGCCAACGGTTTACGAATCATTATCAGCCGGTGCCGACCTGGTGTGTTTCTCAGGTGATAAATTGCTCGGAGGTCCACAGGCTGGCATCATCATCGGCAAAGCGAACCTAATCGCAAAGCTTAGGAAACACCCGCTTGCCCGGGCGATCCGGGCGGACAAGCTTTGCCTGGCGGCCTTATCTGCCACGCTGCTCCACTACCTCAAGGATGAAGCCATCCAAGAAATTCCTATCTGGCGTATGATTGCAGTTTCATCAGAATGCTTACAACTTCGGGCTGAAGCATGGAAAAATATCCTGAATACTGGCGAGGTGCTTCCTAACCAATCGGCCGCTGGGGGTGGCTCGTTACCAGAAGAAACCCAACCCACCTACGTCCTGGCATTATCAGTGCCCTCGCCCACCCGTTTCCTTGAGAAATTACGCCAGTGCCAACCTCCCGTCATCGCCCGCCTTGAAATGGACAGGGTCTTGCTCGATCCGCGCACAGTTCTACCTGAGCAGGAACCCGATCTATTGACAGCTATTCGAAGCACGCTTGCAACAAATCAAAAAGGGAAATCTACCGTATGA
- a CDS encoding aminopeptidase P family protein → MKTDLDALMQENGLDALLITGPALHNPAMVYMTGGAHLTSGDLIKKRGETPVLFYNPMERDEAAKSGFITKNLAEYQFTELLSQANGEYALAYARRYQRMLDDCGIEHGKVALYGRSEIGAYYAILATLQHEIPGIELVGEINNSVMMLARMTKEAPEIERIRQMGKITTQVVGLVADYITSQHNQNGTLIKSNGDPLTIGDVKRKINLWLSERGAENPEDTIFAIGRDAGVPHSSGNLADPLRLGQTIVFDIYPCEAGGGYFYDFTRTWCLGYAPDEALAVYETVLSAYRQITSKLQAGRPFKDYQEMACDIFSAQGHPTIRENPQAQRGYVHSLGHGIGLNVHERPWSGTSSDDKDILVPGVVFTLEPGLYYPDQGMGVRLEDSLWVTPDGRMEVLADYPMDMVLPVRV, encoded by the coding sequence ATGAAAACTGACCTGGATGCATTGATGCAGGAAAATGGCCTGGATGCTCTGTTGATCACCGGACCAGCTCTGCATAACCCCGCTATGGTGTACATGACTGGTGGCGCTCACCTGACCTCGGGTGATTTGATCAAGAAGAGGGGAGAAACACCCGTGTTGTTTTACAATCCCATGGAGCGGGATGAAGCCGCCAAATCGGGATTTATCACCAAAAATCTGGCTGAATACCAGTTTACCGAGCTGCTCAGCCAGGCGAATGGGGAATATGCCCTGGCTTACGCCAGGCGTTACCAACGCATGCTCGACGATTGCGGTATTGAGCATGGCAAAGTTGCCCTATATGGCCGTTCGGAGATCGGGGCTTATTACGCCATCCTGGCTACCTTACAGCATGAGATACCGGGTATCGAGCTGGTCGGTGAAATCAATAACTCGGTGATGATGTTGGCGCGCATGACGAAGGAAGCGCCTGAGATAGAACGCATTCGCCAGATGGGAAAAATTACCACCCAGGTGGTTGGACTGGTAGCCGATTATATAACCTCCCAACATAATCAGAATGGAACCCTGATCAAGTCGAATGGTGATCCACTGACAATCGGAGACGTAAAGCGAAAGATCAACCTGTGGCTGTCTGAACGAGGGGCTGAGAACCCCGAAGACACCATCTTCGCCATCGGCCGCGATGCCGGGGTGCCCCACTCGTCAGGCAATCTCGCAGACCCACTCAGACTTGGGCAAACGATTGTGTTCGATATCTACCCATGTGAAGCAGGCGGTGGTTATTTCTATGATTTTACCCGTACCTGGTGCCTGGGTTATGCCCCGGATGAAGCGCTTGCCGTCTATGAGACTGTCCTGTCTGCCTATCGGCAGATCACAAGCAAACTGCAGGCTGGCAGACCGTTTAAAGACTACCAGGAGATGGCCTGCGACATCTTTTCTGCACAGGGTCACCCGACTATCCGGGAGAATCCACAAGCGCAGCGCGGATATGTTCACAGCCTGGGCCATGGCATCGGCTTGAACGTGCATGAGCGGCCTTGGAGTGGCACAAGCAGCGATGATAAGGATATTCTCGTTCCAGGGGTGGTCTTCACGCTAGAGCCTGGCTTATATTATCCCGATCAGGGCATGGGTGTAAGGTTGGAAGACAGCCTGTGGGTGACCCCGGACGGTCGAATGGAAGTATTGGCAGATTACCCGATGGACATGGTCCTGCCAGTCAGAGTCTGA
- the tsaD gene encoding tRNA (adenosine(37)-N6)-threonylcarbamoyltransferase complex transferase subunit TsaD, protein MRILGIETSCDETAAAVVEDGRLILSNVVASQIDLHAQFGGVFPEVASRQHIKTIYPIIDQALHDAHLAITDLDAIAVTRGPGLPGSLVVGMNAAKGLALGSGLPLIGVSHLEGHLYSAWVYQPDSPPPNQPEFPLIALIVSGGHTELVLMSDHMHYQRLGATLDDAAGEAFDKVARLLGLEYPGGPSIQNASTDGNPLAYNFPRAWLEDSWDFSFSGLKTAVMREVQHSNIPTPLPVANLAASFQAAVVDVLVTKTIKATKDYDAKNIVVAGGVSANRALRHAIQARATCPVHIPPLWLCTDNASMIAGAGYHRFISGQRDGLDIDVLPNWPLSEVPAPPMG, encoded by the coding sequence ATACGTATCCTGGGTATTGAGACCTCCTGTGATGAGACTGCTGCAGCCGTCGTCGAAGATGGCCGGTTGATCCTGTCAAATGTTGTTGCTTCCCAAATCGACCTGCATGCTCAATTTGGAGGCGTATTCCCTGAGGTGGCCTCCCGCCAGCATATCAAAACCATCTACCCGATCATCGACCAGGCCTTGCATGACGCCCACCTGGCGATCACCGACCTGGACGCGATTGCTGTCACGCGTGGACCAGGATTACCCGGTTCATTGGTTGTAGGGATGAATGCTGCCAAAGGGCTAGCACTGGGGAGCGGTTTACCATTAATCGGTGTCAGCCACCTGGAAGGCCACCTGTACTCTGCCTGGGTGTATCAACCAGACAGCCCTCCACCCAATCAGCCAGAATTTCCGCTGATCGCCCTGATCGTTTCAGGTGGCCATACAGAGCTGGTCCTCATGAGTGATCACATGCATTACCAGCGGTTGGGGGCTACCCTGGATGACGCAGCGGGAGAAGCCTTCGATAAAGTTGCCCGCCTGCTGGGTTTGGAATACCCGGGTGGACCATCAATTCAAAATGCATCAACGGATGGCAACCCACTTGCCTATAATTTCCCCCGCGCCTGGTTGGAAGATAGCTGGGACTTTTCCTTCAGCGGCTTGAAGACTGCCGTGATGCGTGAGGTTCAACACAGCAATATACCCACACCTCTGCCTGTTGCCAACTTGGCAGCCAGTTTCCAGGCGGCTGTTGTGGATGTGCTGGTCACCAAAACGATCAAAGCGACCAAGGATTATGATGCCAAGAACATCGTGGTAGCTGGTGGCGTTTCAGCCAATCGAGCCCTGCGCCACGCCATCCAGGCGCGCGCTACCTGCCCGGTGCATATCCCGCCCCTCTGGTTGTGCACGGATAATGCATCCATGATAGCCGGAGCTGGCTACCACCGCTTTATCTCCGGCCAGCGTGATGGATTGGACATAGACGTGCTCCCTAACTGGCCTTTATCCGAGGTACCCGCCCCACCCATGGGATAA
- a CDS encoding threonylcarbamoyl-AMP synthase: protein MITELIKAGHPSALDHAVDVLNHGGLVAFPTDTVYGLAALPFKSEFVERLFSAKGRSNTRAIAILIGDFDDLPKVVDRLDDISSRLAHHFWPGPLTLVVPKHAGLPEELSPDTTIGVRMPDHPVALALLRKIGPLAVTSANISGQDNANTAEEVMKQLNGRVHLILDGGHTAGGVPSTVVNCLTDPLTILREGPLSMTEITNALA, encoded by the coding sequence ATGATCACAGAACTGATTAAAGCTGGGCACCCGAGTGCGCTCGATCATGCGGTTGACGTTTTGAACCACGGTGGTCTGGTCGCTTTCCCGACCGATACGGTTTATGGGTTGGCCGCCTTGCCGTTTAAAAGCGAATTCGTTGAGAGGTTATTTTCTGCTAAAGGCCGCAGTAACACCCGCGCGATCGCCATCCTGATCGGTGATTTTGATGACCTGCCGAAAGTCGTTGACCGATTGGACGATATTTCCAGCAGGCTCGCCCATCATTTCTGGCCTGGGCCGTTAACCCTCGTGGTGCCCAAACACGCAGGCCTGCCTGAAGAGTTATCACCAGACACCACGATTGGGGTACGCATGCCCGATCATCCAGTGGCACTGGCGCTGTTGCGAAAAATCGGTCCGCTGGCGGTGACATCAGCCAACATCTCCGGCCAGGATAACGCCAATACAGCTGAGGAGGTCATGAAGCAGCTGAACGGACGAGTCCATCTGATCCTGGATGGAGGTCACACAGCCGGAGGGGTGCCATCGACGGTAGTAAATTGCCTGACCGACCCGCTGACAATCCTACGAGAAGGACCACTCAGCATGACGGAAATCACCAACGCTTTGGCATAA
- a CDS encoding pantothenate kinase: MLLAIDIGNTNITLGLYEGKELGPRWRLATAFDHMPDEYGLQLLGLLEHVGYTIDDVSGICLASVVPPITSKIIEACQRYLHREPLVVDAGVKTGVRVRYEDPRTVGADRIVDAVAVVHLYGAPACVVDFGTATTFDAISASGDYLGGAIAPGIGIAADALYQRTAKLPRVDIQKPPSVIGRNTVHSMQSGLLYGYVGLVEGMVARFRQVLGAEMKVIATGGLADIVAQETPMIQVVAPWLTLDGLQMIWEMNQPTE, translated from the coding sequence ATGCTGCTGGCGATTGATATAGGTAATACGAACATCACCCTGGGTCTTTACGAAGGAAAAGAGCTTGGCCCACGCTGGCGGTTGGCTACAGCTTTCGACCACATGCCGGATGAGTACGGGTTGCAACTGCTTGGTTTGCTTGAGCATGTCGGCTACACTATAGATGATGTGAGCGGCATCTGCCTGGCATCGGTCGTGCCACCCATCACCAGCAAGATTATCGAAGCCTGCCAGCGTTATCTCCACCGTGAGCCCCTGGTTGTGGACGCGGGGGTAAAAACTGGAGTGCGCGTTCGCTATGAAGATCCGCGCACCGTGGGGGCTGACCGGATAGTTGATGCTGTGGCAGTAGTACACCTGTACGGCGCGCCAGCCTGCGTGGTCGACTTTGGGACAGCCACCACCTTCGATGCCATTTCTGCCAGCGGAGATTATTTGGGTGGCGCGATTGCCCCGGGGATCGGGATTGCAGCCGATGCTCTTTACCAACGGACGGCCAAGCTACCCAGGGTAGATATCCAAAAGCCGCCTTCGGTGATCGGGCGCAACACGGTGCACTCGATGCAGTCAGGGTTGCTTTACGGGTATGTTGGACTGGTGGAGGGCATGGTTGCCAGGTTCCGCCAGGTGCTGGGAGCAGAGATGAAGGTCATTGCCACAGGTGGCCTGGCAGATATCGTCGCCCAGGAGACCCCCATGATTCAGGTTGTGGCCCCCTGGCTAACCCTCGACGGCTTACAAATGATCTGGGAGATGAACCAACCTACTGAATAG
- a CDS encoding pantoate--beta-alanine ligase, with protein sequence MRLVETLEDLRKALAGLSRPVGLVPTMGYLHAGHLSLVQRARQECNSVVVSIYVNPSQFGPQEDLNKYPRNLSRDLEMLSAENVDLVWTPGDTVMYPPGYQTWITVEQVTQPLEGAFRPTHFRGVSTVVAKLFNAVQPQKAYFGQKDAQQAVVIRTMSRDLGFPIGIVVCPIVREPDGLAMSSRNVYLKPDERQAAVVLSRGLFKARENFEAGERESSRLRQIVVDTIATQSLVKVQYVSCADPQTLQELEGQVEHALISLAVTVGKTRLIDNVIV encoded by the coding sequence ATGAGGTTAGTTGAAACCTTAGAAGACCTGCGTAAGGCACTGGCGGGTCTATCACGACCAGTCGGGTTGGTGCCCACGATGGGATATTTACACGCGGGGCATTTATCACTGGTGCAACGAGCGCGGCAGGAATGTAACAGTGTGGTGGTGAGCATTTATGTCAATCCATCACAATTTGGGCCTCAAGAAGATCTGAATAAATATCCGCGCAATCTGTCACGCGACCTGGAGATGCTGAGTGCGGAAAATGTCGACCTGGTGTGGACACCTGGAGACACGGTGATGTATCCACCTGGATATCAGACCTGGATAACCGTTGAACAGGTCACCCAACCCCTGGAAGGAGCATTCCGACCGACCCATTTTCGCGGGGTTTCCACAGTAGTAGCCAAGCTGTTCAATGCAGTCCAGCCGCAAAAAGCGTACTTCGGCCAGAAGGATGCCCAGCAGGCAGTCGTCATCCGGACCATGAGTCGTGATCTAGGTTTTCCGATTGGGATTGTTGTCTGCCCGATTGTGCGTGAGCCAGACGGCCTGGCCATGTCCAGCCGGAATGTGTATCTCAAACCTGATGAACGTCAGGCGGCCGTGGTGTTGTCAAGGGGACTTTTCAAGGCCAGGGAAAATTTTGAGGCAGGGGAGCGAGAGTCTTCTCGGCTACGGCAGATCGTTGTAGATACAATTGCCACGCAGTCACTGGTCAAAGTGCAATATGTATCCTGTGCCGATCCACAGACATTGCAAGAGCTGGAAGGGCAGGTAGAGCACGCCCTGATCTCTTTGGCGGTTACGGTTGGTAAAACCCGCCTGATCGACAATGTGATCGTTTAG
- a CDS encoding 2-dehydropantoate 2-reductase has translation MDILIVGTGAMASLFAARLAGCGISVTMLGSWMEGLTALKSSGVRLRELDGTEHRCPVIASNEEEIGGSYSQVLVLVKSWQTARAATQLHKLLTSTGIALTLQNGLGNYETLVKLLGEERVALGVTTLAAQLLAPGYVMHTGEGIVNLGTHPRQAVLQEMLVSAGFQVETVADPKSLLWGKLVINAAINPLTAILGVPNGELLTQPDTRELLSEVATEAEFVAYHNGVRLPYPDPIEAVEQVARNTAANHSSMLQDVLNGRPTEIDSINGAIVHEAEKVGIPTPVNRVLWHLVKGLDSKVRRDVNEVS, from the coding sequence ATGGACATTCTCATCGTGGGGACGGGTGCAATGGCCAGCCTGTTCGCAGCGCGACTGGCTGGATGTGGCATAAGCGTGACCATGCTGGGCAGCTGGATGGAAGGATTGACTGCTTTAAAATCCAGTGGAGTACGCCTGCGCGAATTGGACGGCACTGAGCATCGCTGTCCGGTCATAGCCTCAAATGAAGAGGAGATAGGTGGATCCTATTCACAGGTGCTCGTCCTGGTCAAATCGTGGCAGACAGCCCGGGCTGCAACGCAGCTTCATAAGCTGCTGACCAGCACGGGGATTGCTCTGACATTGCAAAACGGCCTGGGGAATTATGAAACCCTGGTAAAGTTACTGGGCGAAGAGAGGGTTGCGCTGGGAGTCACAACCCTAGCTGCCCAATTGCTCGCACCGGGGTATGTTATGCACACCGGGGAAGGGATTGTGAACCTTGGGACGCATCCCAGGCAAGCAGTATTGCAAGAAATGCTGGTGTCGGCAGGTTTCCAGGTTGAAACCGTAGCGGACCCCAAGTCTTTACTGTGGGGTAAATTAGTGATCAACGCAGCCATTAACCCATTAACAGCAATTCTTGGGGTTCCCAATGGTGAGCTACTGACCCAGCCCGACACGCGCGAGCTATTAAGTGAGGTAGCCACAGAGGCTGAATTCGTCGCCTATCATAATGGTGTCAGGCTTCCTTATCCCGACCCGATTGAGGCGGTCGAGCAGGTAGCCAGGAATACGGCAGCCAACCATTCATCCATGCTCCAGGATGTGCTCAACGGAAGGCCCACCGAGATCGATTCCATTAATGGGGCTATCGTTCATGAGGCCGAGAAGGTTGGCATTCCCACACCAGTTAACCGTGTACTGTGGCACCTGGTAAAGGGCCTGGACAGTAAGGTAAGGAGGGATGTGAATGAGGTTAGTTGA
- the panB gene encoding 3-methyl-2-oxobutanoate hydroxymethyltransferase — MSVDQNPVTPPEERKKVTVRHVQAMKTRHEPISMLTAYDYPTALVIDQAGIDIILVGDSLGMVELGYESTLPVTMDDMLHHCRAVARGAKYALLVGDMPFMSYQVSTNEAVRNAGRFLQEAGMNAIKLEGGVERAETIRAIVQTGIPVMGHLGLTPQSVNQLGFRPQGRDAEAAYKLLEDALALQEAGCFSLVLESIPGRLAELVSQELVIPTIGIGAGVGCDGQVLVTHDLLGLFERFTPKFVKRYANLSSEMRQAFSEYKGDVKSRAFPAEQHTVEMTDDEWRCLEEKLHSPTSKSLIQDPAVR, encoded by the coding sequence ATGTCAGTGGACCAAAATCCAGTAACCCCCCCAGAAGAGCGTAAAAAAGTTACCGTACGCCACGTACAGGCGATGAAAACGCGCCACGAGCCCATCAGCATGCTCACCGCCTACGACTATCCCACTGCCCTGGTCATAGACCAGGCAGGTATCGATATCATTCTGGTGGGTGATAGCCTTGGCATGGTCGAGCTGGGGTATGAAAGCACCCTACCGGTGACCATGGATGATATGCTCCACCACTGCAGAGCAGTCGCCCGTGGGGCGAAATATGCCCTGCTGGTGGGAGATATGCCATTCATGTCTTACCAAGTCTCGACCAATGAGGCGGTACGCAATGCCGGGCGGTTCCTGCAGGAAGCCGGCATGAACGCCATCAAGCTGGAAGGTGGTGTTGAAAGGGCGGAAACCATCCGGGCGATCGTCCAAACTGGCATTCCTGTCATGGGTCACCTCGGATTGACCCCCCAGAGCGTTAACCAGCTTGGGTTTCGACCACAGGGACGCGATGCCGAGGCAGCCTATAAGCTCCTGGAAGATGCCCTGGCGTTGCAGGAAGCGGGATGCTTCAGCCTGGTGCTTGAATCGATCCCTGGCAGGCTGGCAGAACTGGTCTCGCAGGAACTTGTCATCCCAACGATTGGCATCGGAGCGGGTGTGGGCTGCGATGGACAGGTGCTGGTAACGCATGACTTGTTGGGATTATTTGAGCGCTTCACGCCAAAATTTGTCAAGCGATATGCCAATCTTTCTAGCGAAATGAGGCAGGCATTTAGCGAATACAAGGGCGATGTAAAATCGAGAGCATTCCCAGCCGAACAACATACCGTTGAAATGACCGATGACGAATGGCGCTGCCTCGAAGAGAAGCTACATAGCCCAACCTCAAAATCGCTAATCCAAGATCCAGCAGTGAGATAA
- a CDS encoding butyryl-CoA dehydrogenase — protein MDFALTDEHRMVQQMVRDFAQKEVTPVIKEFDRAQEMAPFILPRMGQLGILGICLPVRYGGQGMDYISLGLACEELEVVDSTLRVVLSVHIGLNSLGLFQWASEDQKQRFLVPQAKGEKIACFGLTEPGAGSDVAAITSTARREGEEYVLNGEKMWISLATKADHCLWVGRTNSQAKDPHEGLSAFLVELNRPGVTTGDLHGKLGMRAGSTGWINFQDVRVPEDHRIGEEGEGFKIAMSCLDNGRYTVASGATGLIRASLEASIKYSKDRKAFGREIAKFQLVQQKIAKMVQSYEMARLLYLRAGWMKNQGLRNTRETSLAKWFATDESFNAASEAIQIHGAYGYSDEYDVERFLRNSRGAIIYEGTSEIHQLMQAGYALGLRGDTVLRCELPAYDADAWQ, from the coding sequence ATGGATTTCGCGCTCACGGATGAACACCGCATGGTTCAGCAGATGGTACGCGATTTTGCTCAAAAAGAAGTAACGCCAGTTATTAAGGAATTCGACCGGGCTCAGGAGATGGCTCCATTTATCCTGCCACGCATGGGGCAGCTGGGCATCCTGGGTATCTGCTTGCCGGTCAGGTATGGAGGCCAGGGGATGGATTACATCTCACTCGGTCTGGCTTGCGAGGAGCTGGAGGTTGTGGATAGCACCTTGCGGGTAGTGCTTTCTGTGCACATTGGCTTGAATAGCCTGGGCTTGTTTCAATGGGCCAGTGAAGACCAGAAGCAGCGCTTCCTGGTGCCTCAGGCGAAAGGCGAGAAGATTGCCTGTTTCGGGCTGACCGAACCTGGGGCAGGCTCGGATGTAGCCGCCATCACCAGTACAGCTCGACGGGAGGGTGAGGAGTACGTGCTCAACGGCGAGAAGATGTGGATTTCGCTGGCGACCAAGGCCGACCATTGCCTGTGGGTCGGCCGCACCAACTCGCAAGCAAAAGACCCGCACGAGGGATTATCGGCTTTCCTGGTCGAGCTCAACCGCCCGGGCGTGACTACCGGCGACTTGCATGGTAAGCTGGGGATGCGGGCAGGTTCCACCGGCTGGATCAACTTCCAGGATGTGCGTGTGCCGGAAGATCATCGCATTGGCGAGGAGGGGGAAGGATTCAAGATCGCCATGTCTTGCCTGGATAACGGCCGGTACACCGTCGCGTCAGGTGCCACAGGCCTGATCCGTGCCAGCCTGGAAGCCAGCATTAAATATTCAAAAGATCGCAAGGCGTTCGGACGTGAGATTGCCAAATTCCAGCTCGTCCAGCAGAAGATCGCGAAAATGGTACAGTCTTACGAAATGGCCCGCTTGCTTTACTTAAGGGCCGGTTGGATGAAGAATCAGGGCCTGCGGAACACACGCGAAACCTCCCTGGCGAAGTGGTTTGCCACCGATGAATCCTTCAACGCCGCTTCGGAAGCCATCCAAATCCATGGGGCATATGGTTATAGCGACGAGTATGATGTCGAGCGCTTCTTGCGTAATTCACGCGGTGCCATCATTTATGAAGGCACGAGTGAAATCCACCAGCTCATGCAAGCCGGTTATGCCCTGGGCCTGCGTGGAGATACTGTGTTACGCTGTGAGCTACCAGCCTATGACGCCGACGCCTGGCAATAA